DNA sequence from the Peromyscus eremicus chromosome 7, PerEre_H2_v1, whole genome shotgun sequence genome:
TTGCCCGACCTTGCCTGAACTGCCCACTATGCAGGAAGGGCTAGGCCTGACTTGGTGCCTCTGGATACTAACTGCACGattcttctttctccatctgtAACCAGCTGGGCGGGGCTTCCCGGCTGctataaactgcatgtgcctGAGGCTGCATTGGGCCCTGAGccctgcacacatgcacgtgcacacgcaGAGGCGAAGCCAGCACAGCTGTTTGTATTATTCAAGGCAGATGAGCAGAGCCATCCCAGACACATCTCTTCGTCAGCTCTTGACTTGGTATAGGTCTTTCAGAGCTCCTGGGTCCTGTGAATGGCCCCTTGTATCCCATCCCAATACCACACATCCATCTGTTCCTCCATCTCTCAACAGTGTTGGCCTGTGGGCGGCCCCAAGCAACAGCCGTGTACAAGGTTTCTGAGTATGCTCGGCGCTTTGGTGTTCCTGTTATTGCTGATGGAGGAATCCAAAATGTGGGTCATATTGCCAAAGCTTTGGCTCTTGGGGCTTCTACAGGTAAGACCTAGTCACCTTAGGGCCAGGTGGTATCCCCTTTTCTGTGTTGCTCAGATTCTGCCTTAGTTTACTTATCTCTCTGCAGTCATGATGGGCTCCCTCTTGGCTGCCACTACCGAGGCCCCTGGGGAGTACTTTTTCTCAGATGGGATCCGGCTAAAGAAGTACCGTGGTATGGGCTCTCTTGATGCCATGGACAAGCATCTCAGCAGCCAGAACCGATATTTCAGGTAGGACAGGCAAACAAGTCACTCTGCCAAGCCCTGCATGTAGTCCCATCCCTATGGCAACTTTGCCAATTTCTTTGCCTATTCCAACAGTGAAGCTGACAAAATCAAAGTGGCCCAAGGAGTTTCCGGGGCTGTGCAGGACAAAGGGTCTATCCACAAGTTCGTCCCTTACTTGATTGCTGGCATCCAGCATTCCTGTCAGGACATTGGTGCCAAGAGTTTAACCCAAGTCCGGTGAGCTTGGGGAGCTGGGCCATGAATAGAGGGAGTGGTACAAAGGCCAGCTACTGTCTGCATCTAATACCTGCCTTTCTACAGAGCCATGATGTACTCTGGGGAACTGAAATTTGAGAAGAGAACATCCTCAGCTCAGGTGGAAGGTGGTGTCCACAGCCTTCATTCGTAAGTAGCCCTATGCCTGAATGGGAGTTTCTGCCAGCCTCAgacctcctccttcctgccctgaACTCACAGGTGGTCTCTGTCTGCAGGTATGAAAAGCGGCTTTTCTGAAGAGATCCAGTATATGCCttgaatttttcaataaaaagttttgggaaaaaaaagtgacaactgatctttaagtttatttttgttttgtttgttttttgatttttcgagacagggtttctctgtgtagctttgcgcctctcctggaactcacttggtagcccaggctggcctcgaactcacagagatccacctggctctgcctcccgagtgctgggattaaaggcgtgcaccaccaccgcccggcctgatctTTAAGTTTAGTAGGCACATGGGACTTTGCACCATCACAGATGTTAAAATATAGTCCTTTCCTTTCTGGCAGAGCACTGGGCCGTGAGATAAACACACTGTGTGGACCTGGAGTTAGTTTTAGCTctaaagaagtcaggaaaagggagctggagagctggctccgaggttaagagcactggctgctcttccagaggtcctgagttcaattcccagcaaccacatggtggctcacgaccacctataatgagatctggtgccctcttctggtgtgcagggatacatgcaggcagaacactgtatacataataaatcttttttaagaaGTCTATTGGGGTCCCCTTGCATCTGCATATGAGCATGTAGTGAACACTGCCTCCCAGCCTTTCAAGGCCCAGAGAATCCTACACTGTCTGAAGATGAGTAACCCTTAAATTTCCAACCCCCCAGTCAGCAACCACACCCAGTAACACAACTGATACTTGTACATAGAAGTATGAGTTATTATCCTGGGTAAGCATGGCAAGTGTTGAAAGTACCAAGAGGGTTAGGAAGACAATGGGAGTCCCTGCACTTGGCAAGGTGCCAGTGCCCTCCTTGACTGTTCCTGGTGTTTCATTCTGCAGAATGACCCAAAGAAGTGAGTGTAGTCTCTCCAGGAGGGGGAATGAGGGCGGCTCCTGTCACTCGACCTTCATGGCACAGGAAGTTGAAAGTGGCACAAGCATTGGGCTGCAATGAAAACATCAGAATTAGCATGCCTGGGCTAAGTAGGGCTGAACTAGGTGGGATTTCTATGTCTGAAGACCTACCGTATCCTGCACCTCCACAGCGATGCCCCGTTGCCTCATGGACTGTAGTACTTCGGAGTGCAGCCGCTCAGTCTTGTTTCCAGTGCCCACCACAACAATCTCTAAGGAAGAGGGGACCAAGTGTTGAGGGTTTGAGATAGCCTTAGGACCCAGATCTACCCACGCCCCCATACCTATTCTAGGCTCCAGCATCCAGAAAAGGGAGAAGCTTTCTTCAGTGATATCCTGATGAGATCCCACCTGTATGGGAGCAGAGGCCATTCAACACATCAAATCTACACAGCCTTTACCCACAGCGATACTAAAGAGGCAACAAAATAAAGCTAAATTTGCTAGGAGGGAATAGTTTTTGGATCTCGACTTCAATTTCACTACAGGGTAGGGCTCACATTCCACTGGACCACCGTCTGTGGGAGCAGCGCGCACGGGCCAAGCACGCGGTTTCCGTTGATCGTGAAGCCTCTGCTATTGTAGCCGTCAATGTACACGGCCTGAGGGAACTCGTTCTGCAGCAGAGAGATGCGAGTCCGCTGGTACAGCTCATCATCCGCGGGAGAGAGCCGGTGGCCCCGCCGCGGGGTCCTCCTGCGGAGTAGAGTCAGGGGCTGGCGGCTAGGCCGTACTACTCTGCGGACCGAAAGGCCTGGGGCCCGGTGggcagggcggggcggggcggggcggggcgggggagcTCACCGCAGCAGATCCACGCGCCCACAGAGCCGCGCAGGTTGCGCTCGCGACAGGCAGCGAAGGCCAAGAGCGGCGGCCATGGCTGCACGGCGGGTTAGACACAGGGGCGAAGGGGTGATGGGACCGCAATGTTGTCTGTCTCCGCGCGGCCACAGCGCCCCCTGCGTCCCGGAGGGCACCGCGCAACTGGCCCGGCGCAGAGGGCGCTGACATCTGTCTCAGTAGACTCCGTCCCCCGGCGCGGTTCTTGTGTCAGGACCTGTTGCCCGCCCCGCCCCAGGCAGGCCTCCCGACTGTCCCTAAGGAGGGGGACACCTGCTAGCACGGGTGCCCTCAGGGTATTGTTTTAGGCCACAGCTGGGGCCTGTTCCTCGGGTTCTCAGCCATTATTCAGGGCTCCCGGGGACCGGGGCGGGGCAGCTGCGCACCTGGCCCTGTTATGAACACCTGGCCAAGGTGTGGTGCCAGCCTCCAGGCCCCTAATCCCAGGCTTTGGGGAGCCGGGCTCCGTGGGCGGGGCCCATGGCTAAGGTTTCCGCAGCGAGTCTCGAAATCGCTGCCCTCCCCAACCGTCACCCGTGCGACCGTTGGCGGCGGCGCGGCGCTCCAGGAGAGGCGTGGCCGGGCGTGGATTGGCTTCCCGGGAGCGCGAGGGGGTGTGGCCAGATGGTTTCTCCTTAAAATGGCTCCAAGTCTTCGGACAGCTAGAGCCAGCGGAAGGGCACGCCGCAGCTGTGCCGGAGTAGCTGTTCGGGTGGGACTGGCTGGGCCGAACCGGAGCAGACGTGAAGTAGACAGCGCCTGGAGCATCACTCTGTCCACGCGCGCTCTGCGTGCGCGGACCGAGCGTCTCCCTCCCCCTGTCCTGAGCCGAGTCTAGGGCCTACTGGCACAAGAGTCGCTGGCGGCGCGCGGCTTGGGCATCTCTGCACACCGGTTCTGTCCTGGTCTCAGGGGAACTTTGTCGCGTTTTCCATCCGCTGGACTAGACGGGTGGGATGCTCGACACCATCGGGGCTTGGCTATGGGGTTCTTGCAGGGCCGGTTGCAATGCGTTCTGGGGGAGGCTGTCGTGCCGCTGCTATGTGGGCCGGTTTGGCCCCTGGCACTTCGTGAGCTGGCAGCGTCACCGGACAAAGAGCCCCGAGCCTTGGGGTGTCCCAGAAGTCGACGCGTGGGTTTACTTCCCCTCGGGTCCCACGGGATCGCTTCCCTCTTGGCGGATTCCGAAGCCCGCCCAGTCACCGTACCAGTGGCTCCTGCTGCTTGGGACTCACAGGGCTAATCCTGCCCTTCTGATCTAATCCGGATCGGGACCTGGTCCCGGGGGAGGCCCCCACCTTCTCCTATTGTTCTGGGGCCCAGGTGAGCGCCTCATTCTCACTAGACTGGATTACACCACCTGCTTGTCTGCCCACTGGAGAGGGATGGGCGGGTTCCGGTTTGGCCCCAGGGCGAGTGACCTGGGGGCAGGAGCCCTCCTCCAACGGCTGGACAGCGGGCAACGGAATCCCAAAAGCAGCTGTTGTCTCCAGAGCATTCCAGCTGCGCTTGGATTTCGTTCCCTGCTCTCCTGCCTGAGCAGCGCCCTGGCCCAGATGAGGTGGTCTCTACCCTTAGAAACACTCTGGGTGGGCCATTCTGATCTCCGTCTCTCAGGTGCACCCTCAGGCTGATGGTGGCAGGCAGAGACGACGGAAAGCGCTCAGGCTGATGGCCCTCTCTGGAATCCCCGGAGAACTCTGACGAGGGAGGTCCTGGGTCCTCTCTGTAGGGCCGCAATGGCGGTGAGTCCCACAGGGCCGCCCAGCCCGCAGCTCGCTAAAGATAGCTCTTCACTTCCTGGGGAAAAACCACCCCAACCGTCTTCATGGAGGGAGAGAAGTAGCTGAAATCACCAACTTGCCGGTGGGTCTCAGCCCGGCTAGCAGCTTACCTACAGCATGGAAAGTGCTTTGGAATGACACGATCACTCCCGTTGAGTGGGCACCCAAGAAGCCATCGGGAATGTCGTGTCCGCCCAGTGCTCTTTCGGCACCTCCCAAGCAGGGCCTCAGAGCCCTGGCCCAGAGAGGAGCCTTACCAGACTTTTCTTATCCATAGAGTTCACTCTTCTCCGGAGCAAAGTTCACTAGTTGGATTCATTCCTTACTAGGGGAAGTGGAGGAGATTTAAGTTACACTGAAAGGAAAGCGTTTGGACAGAAGAAAGCTTTCCCGCAGTGTGCTCCACCTGAGGTCTCTGATTAGTTGGGTCTTCTCATGATCACATTTAATTGTCTCAAATTGGccagttatttaaaaaaagatcaaAGTGCCGGTAACACCTGgtcaaaggaaaaacattaaagGTTGGTAATTCTGGAAATTATGATAATTCCTCAGGTATCAAGAGGTGCAATTTTTATCAGATTGGACTTTTATTGGGAATAAAGACGTCCCATACCACAAACGAGGAAAGTGAAGCAAATGATCGGAAACAACTCGTTTGGgtttttttgcttgctttttaagTAGGCAGTAAACTGTCTTTAATGAAAgatgggcgtggtggtgcacgattttaattccagcacttgggaggcagaggcaggcagatctctgagttccagtccagcctggtctacaaagtgagttcctggacagccaaggctgttacacagagaaaccctgtctcgaaaaaccaaataaataaagcgTCTTTAATGATACAGCCTTATTCCATTAACAATTTGTCTGACATTTTAATCTTGTTTGAATGGGGCAAAAAATGAAACATCACATAAGCACAAAGATGTGAAACTTTGATGACAAAGACCCACTACCAAAAAAATGcaggatgaaaaaaaaacctaggcGCAAAAATGACCCCGAGATTTTGGGTCTAGGGCTCACAAATGCAGGAAGGGCCTTCGGGAGGGAACACTGGAAGCGGCGGGTCGAAAGTAAGCTCACTCGGCACGATCCAGTGCTCTGGTCCACTCAGGAGGGTCCACCGCCGGATCCCCGCCCCAGCCAGACGGACCTCCCGGAAGCTCTACAGATAATTTGCTTCCTGTTCCGCTCACTCTTCCGGTCGCCATGGCGACAGGGCGCCTTGGGGTGGGGGAGACGCTGGAGGCCCTTAACGCCGCTGTGGGGCCGGGTAGCCCGGTGTGGTTCAAGGAGACGCACGCCCGGCACCTGCGTGTCCGAGACTTCTTGGCGCCGCGAAGTGCGCTACAGGCGCGCTTCAGGGACGGGCAGGTGGGTGCGAGCTGGGCGGGGATCTCCAGCCCGTTTCAGGCCAACTACGGTCTACTTACACACCCATCTGCCCGCAGGTGCCCGAGTGCGTGTTCCGTGCGGTCACCTGCCTGCAGGGTCCGGGGGTGGCCCCTGTACTGCGCTGCGCGCCAACACCCGCGGGTTTATCGCTCCAACTACAGCGGCCCGTGGTCTTCGAGCGTGTCCTCGGTGCCCCGACCTCCTATGCTATTCCCGCCAAGCCTGCCTCTCCAGGCCCACAAATTGTTCTGCATTGCCCCGCACTGCGCTGCAACCCGGACACACTCCGCCTGAGCCAGCTGCGTGCAGTGCTCGTGGCCGATCACCTAGCGCGGACGCTACGCGCTCATGGGTAAGCGCCTGCTCCAGTCTGCAGGGACAAAAGACTGAACCTTTGGGGACAGACCAGGGGAGCCTGGTTCGCAGGCTGAGACAACCACTCTTGCTTTGTAGAGTATGTGTGTGCTCGGTGCCCTCGGTGCGGGATCCGCACATGGCAACTTTCCTGCAGAAACTTCGGGTAGACTGGCCTGCTGCCTCGAAGAGCACCTCGACTGAAGCCCTGAGGACCTGTGTGCTTGCAGAACTTAATTCTGTTTctgaggaggagacactgccacctGGCGTCCTAGGCCGACTGTGTCTGAAGGAACTAGTAGAACAGAAACATGCAGCTGGCTATGACCCCAGCATAGACAACTGTTTGGGTAGGACAGAAGCCAAAACAGGGATGGGGGATCTCTGCACTGCTGAGCACTTCATCACCTCTCTGTTTTCTGTAGTGACGGAGGATCTGCTCTCTGTGCTGTCTGAGCTGCAGGAGGCTGTGCGCCATTGGCCAGAGGGCAGCTACCCAGGCCTGGTTAGTGGCTCCAGTCTTGACCTCTGCCCGAATTGGTTTTCTGCATCTTTGTAGTAACTGTCCTATCTCTACTCAGGATGAGGATCCAGACTCTGGTGTCAATGGCTGCATGGTTGTGCACGTGGTAAGCTGTGAGGAAGCCTTCCAGCAACAAAAGTTGGATCTGCTTTGGCAAAAGTTGGATGACCAGGCTCCTGACAAGCAGGTTGGTTATCAAAGGTAAACCACCTTAAAGGTTTTCAGAAGGCCCTTGAAAACCCAAAGGGCCTGTTAGACCATGGGTTCAGACTGACATGACCTTAGGGACCTGTGCAGCAGGTGCAGAAGTCCTGTGATGGTGGACTGTGTCTTGAGGGCCTAGGCTTGAGGTATTAAGACTGGTGGTTACAGATTGGGAGAACCAAGATAGAGAAGTAGATGGAGGTTCCTTGGAGGCTGGAGGGTAGTGCCAACTGGACTGAGACCTTGCTCTCTTTCACAGAAGCACCTGGTCTGTGGCCCAGTGAAAGTAGCTGGTGTATCTGGCACTCTGATGACTGCCCCTGAGTACTACAAGTGAGTGAGCTGGCAGGCACACCGACCCAAAGCCAGGGGCAGCTGAGATGTGGGTCAGGGCTTCACTGGGACCTTGCTCACTGGCTTTCTTTTCTAGGTTCAGATATGCTCAGGTGTGTAAGGCCTCAGCACTGAAGCATGGTGGGGACCTGGCACAAGGTATACCTGGGAGACCCTGGTTGTGCCCTGGAGTACAAGCAGGTCATCCACACCTGTACTTGTTCCTTGTCTGCAGACACTGACCAATCTGTATCTCTCACCCCCAGATCCAGCCTGGACCGAGACCTTTGATGTCCTCTCTGTGGCCACCATCAAATTTGAGATGCTAAGCACAGCTCCACAGAACCAAGTAAGCCTGGGTGCTTCACAGTACTAAGACTGAGGAGGAAGGTATAGTGTCCATGCCCTCTACAGCTGGATTCCCATTCCCTAGCTCCTCCTGGCCGACAGCACCATCTCCACAAAGGGTACAAAAAGTGGCACTTTTGTCATGTACAACTGTGCCCGCCTTGCCACACTTTTCGAGGGTTACCAACATGGCATGGAACAAGGTCTGTATCCCACTTTCCCACCTGTGAGCAGTCTGGATTTCTCACTGCTCCATGATGAGGTGAGTGTTCCTCCTGAGAGATGGCCACAAGCAGAAGGCTTGGACTGGTATTCCTAGCACCCTTGTCTCCCACAGGGTGAGTGGCTGCTGCTTTTCAACAGTGTTCTTCCCTTCCTGGACCTGCTGAGCCAGACTGTGAGCCTGGCCAGCACCCCAGGGCTCCACGTCCCCGTCCGCACAGAGATGGTGAGGCACAGACACTACACACTATTCTTTATTCTGGATTGGCACACAAGAACAAAGACAACAGCCCAGTGATTCAACCTCTGTCTCTAGGTGTGCAAGTTCCTAGTGCAGCTCAGCATGGATTTCAGCTCATACTATAACCGAGTACACATTCTAGGGGTAAGCATACAGCAAAAGAGCGTCTGTTGGGAATGTAGGGTGCACACGGTAAAGACAGGAAAACAAGAGGATGagcctgcttccttttctttcaggAACCTCGGCCACACCTCTTTGGTCAGATGTTTGCCCGCCTACAGCTTCTGAGAGCAGTACGTGAGGTCTTCCACACAGGCTTGGCTATGCTGGGCCTCCCTCCGCTAAGCCACATCTAAGGGCCCAAAGGCTGGGAATGTTTACAAAGTCATCAACTGGGAAAAAGACAAAACTTCACAGATGCTGGGCActtaaagccaaaataaatacagTTCATCCCAATAGAGAGAGTGAGGCATATTCTTGGCCCACCTATGTGGCACCCTACTGGAGTACTCCAAGCTAAGAACCCATGGTACTGCCTCACCTCGGAGCACACTGAGCATGAGCAGAGACAGCAGATCCCTGCTCCACTGTCTAcaggcaggccccatgctcagtTCTCCAGCAACTGAGGTAACTCAGTCATACCAGTTATAAACCTCAAGTCCCTGACCCCCAAGAGCACAGCGATGGCCAAACTCAGGGCTCACAGGCCAGCAGTCCATGTCAGCCACATCTGGTACGTGGTACACAGTGCTGTTCATGAAGGTGGGCTCACCATGCCCCAGACGCCAGAAGGTCAGCCGTTGGTCTATAGAGGCTGAGACCATGAGGCTGGGACTTAGGATCTTGAGGCCTGTCACGTGGGCAGCGTGTGCACAGGGGACAGAATATTCCTCTAGGACAGACAGCTGGGGCACCAGCTCAGCCTCCCCATCAGCCTCTTTCAGCTCTGGCATCTTCACAGCAAGGGTAAAGACATGGAGGGACCCATCCTCACTGCCACTGGCCACAAGATGGTGGCCCTCAGGGGTAGGCAGGGTGTGCAGGCTGTTGACACCACAGCTATGGGCCTGGACGGTCAAGCAGGGAGTGCCCAGCTCTGGAGGAAGAGAGTGGCTATTAGGGTCCTGCTTTCAACTTGTGTGAGAGGTGGTAAGGGAGGTCACGGTACTTACGATAGGGAAGCCCAGGGTGTGCTGGGGACTCCAGGGTAGTGGAGCCACGGTCCATCGCAGTGGTAAGATCCCAGAAGGCCAGGCTGCCGTCTGTAGCTGCACTACACAGGATCAGCCTCCTGGAAGCAGAAGGCATCCCAATCAATGAAAGGGGTGGAAGACAACAGGAGCCCCTACCCAAGCCATACAGGGCTGCCTCTCTCACCGCCGCTGGTTAGGTGCCTCatgagtgaaggaatggactttgaGAACACACCGCTTATGGTGGAAAGTCTCAGCAAGGAGATGCAGAATTCGCCCAGAGTCCTGCAAGAGAAAAAGCCTGGGGGCGGAGAGGCATCTCAGAACCCATCCTGGAGAACTCAGACCCTTTGTCTCTTCATCCACTGGCCCTAAGTGCTCACCTTACTGCTCCATCACTACAGGCTGCAGCCACAAGGGGTCCAAAGCCAGGCTTATCCGAGTCAAACTCACAAATAGCAAGAGACATGTACCTGCAGGGAAAACACAGCTGTCGGGTACAGTCTGCAAGCCAGGAGACTACACCTGCCTGTAGTTTCCTTACAATGATCCCACTTCATGTCCATCACAGGGAGTGCATATTACCTGGTCTCAGGGTCCACCTTGACCATCCGGTGCCGGTTACGATGCCGGTCCCAGTACTCATCGAGCCGGTGGGATGAAAGGTGCATGACGTGGCAGGCAAGGCGGCTTGGGGTGCTGGGGTCAGGAGTGACCATGATGCTGAAGCAGTGCATCTCAGCTCGACCCCCTGCAGATACTACTTGAGCAGTGAGACCTGGTCGAGAATCCTGTGGGCCACCTGGAGTGCCAATGCCCCACACTGCCAGAGCACGCACCGAAGAGATATGGTTACAAACAGCTGTGAGTGCATGGGCTGAGCCTGTGGTTGTGGGAAGCGCTAGGACACAGACAGTAGTGTCCTCGCTGCATGTGATCACGATGTCAATCAGACCAGGCCCCTCACTGCCAGGCTCCAGGTAGTCAGGATGCTCCAAGCTGGGTACCTCAAATTCAGGGCCCAGGGTTACAGTCCCTACGCGCCTTACACATGTGATTTCACGGCCATGCAGACCCTCTCGGAGAATCACATTTGGACGAATGCAGCCACCTAGAGCCCGATAGAGCATGACATCACCATCCTTAAGGTAGGCAAAGGCCATGGCTGCCTCAGTATCAGAAAAGGCCCAGGAGCGGTGCCCTCCACCGCAGTTGACGATATGCAGCTTCTCATGGGACCGGGGGCTCCACACTATAAATTCATTGGCATGGAAGCCCAAGATGACCATGCTTCCATCAGGCACCATGCGAAGCCCAGCTATCCAGTTCATGCCACGACAGGACTTCTGCCTTAGGACTGGCTGGAGCTGGCCGCCATGTACGAAGAGCTGGTAGTAGGTGCCATCACGCCCTGTGCTGTATACATAGCCACCATGACAGGTAACTGAGGTCACTCCCTGTCTCCCATGCAGAGAATGGAGGGAAGATACTGGGCGTAATCCTGTTGCAACCTTCTCAGACCCACCACCGCTACCACCAGCTCCAGGTGCCTCAGCTTCAGTGATAGCCTTGCCTCCACCCCCAGGATTTTTAAATAGACTTGGTCTGGCAGGGAACAGCATCACAGAGCCACGGCGGTCCCCACAGACCAGGAAGTCACCTGGGGGCAGGAAGgcactacatgtgtgccatcTCTGCTTGCTTGGGGGAAGCAGGTACCGGCAACGTTCCTTGACAAAGATGGCCTTGCCAGTAGGTGCAGCTGAGATCTCCAAGCAAACTACTACCCCACCAGGGCCTGATGCCAGCAACAGAAGCTCCTCATAGCCACGGAGGGCCCAACTCAGGCTGTGGACCTTCCCCTGGAACAGGTTCTGGTCCACAGCAGCAGTGGGAGTGTTGATAGGGACAACCTTGACAAGACCCTCCCCATTGGCCAAGGCACAGAGTCCAAAGCCCTCAGGCCCTGGAGCTGCTTCCAGCAGACAGTAAGATGTAAATCGGTTGTCCTCCAGCAGCTGCTCCCAGCATTTGACCTCAACGTCGTAGAGGTAGAGGGCCCCTGCATCAGTCACTGCCAGTACTCTCCAAGAACCAGCCAGAGTCACAGCCTTGAGGGCACCTGGCCGGCTAGGGGACTTGAAGCACAGAGCTGAGACGCCCAAGCCTGGATACCCACGACCTACCAGATGCCAGAGCCGAATGCCTGAGTCGTCACCCCCAGTGATCACCCAGGCTTGCCTCTCATGAGCTGCTATGGCTCGGATCCCGCGGCCCTGGTGGCCCCGAAAGGCTTGAAGGATCTCACCTTCATGGCTCCAAACCAAGCAGACACAGTCCTCTCCTGCACTAATAAGATAATTCTCTAAGAGCCTCACCTGCCACACACGGGCACTATGTCCAAAGCAGTGACCAATATTCTGCACCCGACCCCCAGGCACCCGGAGGTCGCCCACCTTCCAGATGCGGACACTTCGATCTTCTGAGGCAGTTGCCAGCAGGCCCTTGCTTTCGAGGTATGACATGCTGAAGATGACACCCACGTGTCCACTAACCCGCCGGTCAGGTGCCACAGGTTTGTTGTCTGTTAAAGCCGTGGCTGGATACCAGACCAGGAGCTGGTTGGAAACCGCACCTGCCACTATGGTCAGTTCCTTCCAGGTGTCTCCAATCAGGCAGGCTGAGGAGAGGGTGCACCTGTCTGTGCAGGGTACATCCTGCAGCATGCACCCAGTCACAGGGTCATACAGCACCACTGAGTTGTGGCCCAAGGCCAAGGCCACATTGCCCTCCAGCCAGCGAACATCCCAGATCCAGTCGGACATGTTCCACAGGCCAGAGCGCCAGAGCTCTCGAAGATGGCTTGGACCCCAGCTAATTTTCACAATTCTGAGTCCCTTACTCCCAAACACAGCTATCATGGCCTCAGAGTCAACGTCTCCTTTGGGCTCTGGTCGCACTCGGAACCCATGGATAAGATAGTGGCCAAGCAGGTTCTGTACTCGCTTCAGCATCCGGAGATGCCCACCGAAGTCCAAGTTGTACACCAGTAAATCAGGCCCCTCACCTAGACAGAGTAAAGCGCCACATCAGAACCACTCACCTAACGCCATGATGCATGAAGAGATGGGAGCAGAACACTTGTTGGCATATAACATATCAGGACACAAAATCCCACTAAAGCTACAAGTCCTTCCCTCAGCTTCAGCCAGACTGCTACTGCAAATGTGTGTGCCTCTCAGTCGCTCGTTTTTGTGGTGAGCTTCTCCCATACAGCCCACGCTGGCTTTGAATGCAAAATTCtcttgcctccgcctcccaactgctgggattacagcagtgTACCATTGTGCCTGGCTAGCAATCACCCTTAATGTATATTCACTAGGAATTCCCCTGGTGCACACTTCAGATGGGAAGCCCTCCTCGGCTCTAGTCCCCAGATTCCCAGCTTCATCTGTCTCTACATACATCCTTCCTGATTCTCCCTCCTTCAGGGAAAAGGTTGTGTCAACCTTCCCACCCTTTAGGCCTATAACCAGCACCCTCCCTCCTTAGTCTACAGCCCTGTGCATATTCAGAGGCaatggtggggtgggaggtggggggcagaAGCAGCCCACATTTTGCAGGCAGGGGGCTAGGCTTGTCTGGCCTCACCACTGGACAGCTGTGAACCCTTGTATGAGACTGAGGCTTAGAAGGCCTAAACAGCACcagacagcaacaacaaagaacCCCTGGAAGGTAGGGATATGAGCTACAGTTAGCAAGTccctagatggctcagcagttaagagtactgactgcttttccagaggacccaggttcaattccc
Encoded proteins:
- the Wdr6 gene encoding WD repeat-containing protein 6 isoform X1, which gives rise to MDALGDLVWPRATSELILLPVTGLECVGDRLLAGEGPDLLVYNLDFGGHLRMLKRVQNLLGHYLIHGFRVRPEPKGDVDSEAMIAVFGSKGLRIVKISWGPSHLRELWRSGLWNMSDWIWDVRWLEGNVALALGHNSVVLYDPVTGCMLQDVPCTDRCTLSSACLIGDTWKELTIVAGAVSNQLLVWYPATALTDNKPVAPDRRVSGHVGVIFSMSYLESKGLLATASEDRSVRIWKVGDLRVPGGRVQNIGHCFGHSARVWQVRLLENYLISAGEDCVCLVWSHEGEILQAFRGHQGRGIRAIAAHERQAWVITGGDDSGIRLWHLVGRGYPGLGVSALCFKSPSRPGALKAVTLAGSWRVLAVTDAGALYLYDVEVKCWEQLLEDNRFTSYCLLEAAPGPEGFGLCALANGEGLVKVVPINTPTAAVDQNLFQGKVHSLSWALRGYEELLLLASGPGGVVVCLEISAAPTGKAIFVKERCRYLLPPSKQRWHTCSAFLPPGDFLVCGDRRGSVMLFPARPSLFKNPGGGGKAITEAEAPGAGGSGGGSEKVATGLRPVSSLHSLHGRQGVTSVTCHGGYVYSTGRDGTYYQLFVHGGQLQPVLRQKSCRGMNWIAGLRMVPDGSMVILGFHANEFIVWSPRSHEKLHIVNCGGGHRSWAFSDTEAAMAFAYLKDGDVMLYRALGGCIRPNVILREGLHGREITCVRRVGTVTLGPEFEVPSLEHPDYLEPGSEGPGLIDIVITCSEDTTVCVLALPTTTGSAHALTAVCNHISSVRALAVWGIGTPGGPQDSRPGLTAQVVSAGGRAEMHCFSIMVTPDPSTPSRLACHVMHLSSHRLDEYWDRHRNRHRMVKVDPETRYMSLAICEFDSDKPGFGPLVAAACSDGAVRLFLLQDSGRILHLLAETFHHKRCVLKVHSFTHEAPNQRRRLILCSAATDGSLAFWDLTTAMDRGSTTLESPAHPGLPYQLGTPCLTVQAHSCGVNSLHTLPTPEGHHLVASGSEDGSLHVFTLAVKMPELKEADGEAELVPQLSVLEEYSVPCAHAAHVTGLKILSPSLMVSASIDQRLTFWRLGHGEPTFMNSTVYHVPDVADMDCWPVSPEFGHRCALGGQGLEVYNWYD
- the Wdr6 gene encoding WD repeat-containing protein 6 isoform X2, with the protein product MLKRVQNLLGHYLIHGFRVRPEPKGDVDSEAMIAVFGSKGLRIVKISWGPSHLRELWRSGLWNMSDWIWDVRWLEGNVALALGHNSVVLYDPVTGCMLQDVPCTDRCTLSSACLIGDTWKELTIVAGAVSNQLLVWYPATALTDNKPVAPDRRVSGHVGVIFSMSYLESKGLLATASEDRSVRIWKVGDLRVPGGRVQNIGHCFGHSARVWQVRLLENYLISAGEDCVCLVWSHEGEILQAFRGHQGRGIRAIAAHERQAWVITGGDDSGIRLWHLVGRGYPGLGVSALCFKSPSRPGALKAVTLAGSWRVLAVTDAGALYLYDVEVKCWEQLLEDNRFTSYCLLEAAPGPEGFGLCALANGEGLVKVVPINTPTAAVDQNLFQGKVHSLSWALRGYEELLLLASGPGGVVVCLEISAAPTGKAIFVKERCRYLLPPSKQRWHTCSAFLPPGDFLVCGDRRGSVMLFPARPSLFKNPGGGGKAITEAEAPGAGGSGGGSEKVATGLRPVSSLHSLHGRQGVTSVTCHGGYVYSTGRDGTYYQLFVHGGQLQPVLRQKSCRGMNWIAGLRMVPDGSMVILGFHANEFIVWSPRSHEKLHIVNCGGGHRSWAFSDTEAAMAFAYLKDGDVMLYRALGGCIRPNVILREGLHGREITCVRRVGTVTLGPEFEVPSLEHPDYLEPGSEGPGLIDIVITCSEDTTVCVLALPTTTGSAHALTAVCNHISSVRALAVWGIGTPGGPQDSRPGLTAQVVSAGGRAEMHCFSIMVTPDPSTPSRLACHVMHLSSHRLDEYWDRHRNRHRMVKVDPETRYMSLAICEFDSDKPGFGPLVAAACSDGAVRLFLLQDSGRILHLLAETFHHKRCVLKVHSFTHEAPNQRRRLILCSAATDGSLAFWDLTTAMDRGSTTLESPAHPGLPYQLGTPCLTVQAHSCGVNSLHTLPTPEGHHLVASGSEDGSLHVFTLAVKMPELKEADGEAELVPQLSVLEEYSVPCAHAAHVTGLKILSPSLMVSASIDQRLTFWRLGHGEPTFMNSTVYHVPDVADMDCWPVSPEFGHRCALGGQGLEVYNWYD